From one Candidatus Methylomirabilis sp. genomic stretch:
- a CDS encoding NAD(P)H-dependent glycerol-3-phosphate dehydrogenase, translating to MEHIGVVGAGAWGTTLAKLLTEKGHAVTLWVRERELAVTMAREHENSLYLPGIELPEALEVTTSLAEVARGCSAILLVTPSHVFRSVFTDLLPFIRESPLFIIATKGLEPNSCMTMWQVLHEVAPSMRTLAVLSGPTFAKEVSRGLPTAAVAASAEAAVALRVQGLLSTPTFRVYAGSDPLGVELGGAIKNVIAIAAGIVDGLGLGHNALAALITRGLHEMTRLGVAMGARAETFAGLAGLGDLVLTCTGDLSRNRQLGLALGRGAALSELLERSPTVKEGVNASKGAVDLARRFSVDMPICQETYAVLFEHRSPKEAVASLLGRVLKSEEV from the coding sequence ATGGAACATATCGGCGTCGTCGGAGCCGGGGCCTGGGGGACCACGCTTGCCAAACTGTTAACCGAAAAAGGGCACGCGGTCACTCTCTGGGTGCGGGAGCGTGAACTCGCCGTCACAATGGCGAGGGAGCACGAGAACAGTCTCTACCTGCCGGGGATTGAACTACCCGAGGCACTTGAGGTCACGACCTCCCTTGCTGAGGTCGCCCGAGGCTGCTCGGCCATTCTGCTGGTCACCCCTTCGCATGTCTTTCGTTCCGTATTTACGGACCTGCTGCCTTTCATTCGAGAATCGCCACTTTTCATCATTGCAACTAAAGGGCTGGAACCAAATAGTTGCATGACTATGTGGCAGGTACTACATGAGGTTGCTCCGTCCATGCGGACGCTGGCTGTGCTCTCAGGTCCCACCTTTGCGAAAGAGGTGAGCAGGGGACTGCCTACGGCGGCGGTCGCGGCATCAGCGGAGGCTGCCGTAGCATTACGGGTTCAGGGCTTGCTGAGCACGCCAACCTTTCGCGTGTATGCCGGAAGCGATCCATTGGGCGTAGAGTTGGGGGGGGCGATCAAGAACGTGATTGCCATCGCCGCCGGGATAGTAGACGGCCTTGGACTCGGGCATAATGCGCTGGCCGCCCTCATCACCCGCGGGTTACATGAAATGACCCGGCTGGGTGTCGCGATGGGCGCGCGCGCCGAGACATTCGCTGGGCTGGCGGGGCTTGGGGACCTCGTGCTGACATGCACCGGGGACCTCTCACGAAATCGGCAACTTGGACTGGCGCTGGGCAGGGGCGCGGCGTTGTCCGAGCTGCTGGAGCGCAGCCCGACGGTGAAGGAAGGGGTCAACGCCTCGAAAGGCGCCGTCGATCTTGCCCGTCGCTTCTCTGTTGACATGCCGATTTGCCAGGAGACCTATGCGGTCCTCTTTGAACATCGATCGCCGAAGGAGGCGGTAGCGAGTCTCCTGGGTAGGGTGTTGAAATCTGAAGAGGTATAG